One segment of Arthrobacter sp. MMS18-M83 DNA contains the following:
- a CDS encoding 2Fe-2S iron-sulfur cluster-binding protein, with amino-acid sequence MSNNKVTVVDREGATHDLEWEPDQTLMEALRDNDLPVLASCGGTASCATCHVFLEKDVFENLGERSDDELELLVEAEGYQECGSRLSCQVDFSQNLDGVTVTLAPEG; translated from the coding sequence ATGAGCAACAACAAAGTAACCGTCGTCGACCGTGAAGGCGCCACCCATGACCTTGAATGGGAGCCGGACCAGACACTCATGGAGGCGCTCCGGGACAACGACCTCCCGGTCTTGGCCTCTTGCGGCGGCACCGCATCCTGCGCCACCTGCCATGTGTTCCTGGAAAAGGACGTCTTCGAAAACCTGGGGGAACGCAGCGACGACGAACTAGAACTGCTGGTCGAAGCCGAAGGCTACCAGGAATGCGGCTCCAGGCTCTCCTGCCAGGTCGACTTCAGCCAGAACCTCGACGGCGTCACGGTCACGCTGGCGCCGGAGGGGTAG
- a CDS encoding NAD(P)/FAD-dependent oxidoreductase produces the protein MLLSDGSRHAYHRLVIATGSRARALTVPGADLPGVLALRTKDDALELKRVLVPGARVAIIGAGYIGLEVAAAAAARGCIVTVLEFQDRVMSRVTSAPVSRFFEKVHEQKGVRFVFGAAVTAIEGTDRAEQVVTADGARFPADVVLAGIGVIPNQEIAEAAGLHCKDGVFVDDDGRTSDPEIYATGDVTRFTSRIDGQSQRLECIQNAMSQADSVAAQITGQPTSDPEIPWFWTVQHGVRLQTAGVRHPDDDVIVRGTPSEGKFSVVYLRNGRLSAVDTVGGLSDFRPAKKLIAQAAAIDPALAADPSIPLTDAALQPSL, from the coding sequence GTGCTCCTCTCCGACGGCAGCCGCCACGCCTACCACCGCCTCGTCATTGCCACCGGTTCACGGGCCCGGGCCTTGACCGTTCCCGGCGCCGATCTCCCGGGTGTCCTTGCCTTGAGGACCAAGGACGACGCGCTCGAACTCAAGCGCGTCCTGGTCCCAGGCGCTCGCGTCGCCATCATCGGTGCTGGCTACATCGGCCTGGAAGTCGCCGCTGCAGCGGCCGCGCGGGGCTGCATAGTCACCGTCCTCGAATTCCAGGACCGCGTCATGAGCAGGGTGACCTCGGCTCCCGTTTCCCGCTTCTTCGAGAAAGTCCACGAGCAAAAGGGCGTCCGCTTCGTCTTTGGCGCCGCGGTTACTGCCATCGAGGGAACGGACCGGGCCGAGCAGGTGGTGACGGCCGACGGCGCGCGGTTCCCCGCCGACGTCGTCCTCGCCGGAATAGGCGTGATTCCCAACCAGGAAATCGCCGAAGCTGCCGGACTGCACTGCAAGGACGGCGTCTTTGTTGACGACGACGGACGCACCTCGGACCCGGAAATCTACGCAACTGGTGACGTCACCCGCTTCACCAGCAGGATCGATGGCCAGAGCCAGCGGCTCGAGTGCATCCAGAACGCCATGTCCCAAGCGGACAGCGTCGCCGCGCAGATCACCGGCCAGCCGACGTCGGATCCCGAGATCCCCTGGTTCTGGACCGTTCAGCACGGCGTCCGCCTGCAGACCGCAGGAGTGCGCCACCCCGACGACGATGTCATCGTCCGGGGAACGCCCTCGGAAGGAAAGTTCTCGGTGGTCTATCTCCGGAACGGACGGCTCTCCGCCGTCGACACCGTGGGCGGGCTCAGCGACTTCCGCCCCGCCAAGAAACTCATCGCCCAAGCGGCGGCAATTGATCCCGCGCTCGCCGCGGACCCCAGCATTCCGTTGACTGACGCTGCATTGCAGCCCTCACTTTAG
- a CDS encoding FAD-dependent oxidoreductase — translation MPEQQIPHENQPVVIIGAGHSGVAVAAGLRTRGWQGRILLLDVEKETPYERPPLSKELLKAGAPNESTPLRKEKFFQDKGIERVGDSRSSP, via the coding sequence ATGCCTGAACAGCAGATCCCACACGAGAACCAGCCCGTTGTCATCATCGGTGCCGGCCATTCCGGGGTCGCTGTCGCGGCGGGACTCCGCACCAGGGGATGGCAGGGCCGGATCCTCCTGCTCGACGTCGAAAAGGAGACACCGTACGAGCGCCCACCGCTGTCGAAGGAACTCCTGAAGGCCGGTGCGCCGAACGAGTCCACGCCACTGCGCAAGGAAAAGTTCTTCCAAGACAAAGGTATCGAACGGGTGGGGGACTCACGGTCGAGTCCATAG
- a CDS encoding cytochrome P450 has translation MAPFKVVDDGSQGDPYAHYEWMREHAPVLRAYSPVSDVWFISRYDDVRKAMRAPKVFSSQVVEPVPLTFLTLFDAPNHTRLRQVVAQAFTPKAIGRFEERVRENAHKYLDPMIAAGGGDAVDDYAIPLSMSTISALLDVPAADFDKMKFWSDETFSYFGRLARNAEGTGTDEQSTFEFFAYLKDTMERLYREESESVGGHIARMWKDGLLSEKEAKELCAFVFVAGHDTTTILLANAFRLFSEHPELLDRIRERPEDASLFLEELARYRGTVQRVSRITTEEIEVAGVTLPAGAIVRLLPAAANRDSAKYPDGETFDIDRNNDGHLGFGHGVHSCLGAPLARLETQVTIEILAQKLGSLILDQDKPIEYVRGNNLTNSGPEHLHVKLEKLNA, from the coding sequence ATGGCGCCTTTCAAAGTAGTCGACGACGGATCCCAGGGAGATCCCTACGCGCACTATGAATGGATGAGGGAGCACGCCCCCGTGCTCCGGGCCTACTCGCCGGTCTCCGATGTCTGGTTCATTTCCCGGTACGACGACGTCCGCAAGGCCATGCGGGCACCCAAGGTCTTCTCCTCCCAGGTGGTGGAGCCGGTTCCGCTGACCTTCCTGACCTTGTTCGACGCTCCGAACCACACCCGGCTGCGCCAAGTAGTGGCGCAAGCCTTCACCCCGAAGGCGATCGGCCGCTTCGAGGAGCGCGTCCGGGAAAACGCCCACAAGTACCTGGACCCCATGATCGCCGCCGGCGGCGGCGACGCCGTGGACGACTACGCCATTCCACTGAGCATGTCCACCATCAGTGCACTGCTTGATGTGCCGGCCGCGGACTTCGACAAGATGAAGTTCTGGTCCGATGAGACGTTCAGCTACTTCGGCAGGCTCGCCCGCAATGCGGAGGGAACCGGCACGGATGAACAAAGCACCTTCGAGTTCTTCGCCTATCTGAAGGACACCATGGAGCGCCTCTACCGCGAGGAGAGCGAGTCCGTGGGCGGCCACATCGCGAGGATGTGGAAGGACGGACTGCTCAGCGAGAAGGAGGCTAAGGAGCTGTGCGCGTTCGTCTTCGTTGCAGGACATGACACGACGACGATCCTGCTCGCCAACGCTTTCAGGCTCTTCAGCGAGCACCCCGAATTGCTGGACCGGATCCGCGAGCGTCCCGAGGATGCGAGCCTCTTCCTCGAGGAACTGGCCCGTTACCGGGGAACGGTGCAGCGCGTGAGCCGCATCACCACCGAAGAAATCGAAGTTGCCGGGGTAACCCTGCCAGCCGGGGCCATCGTCCGGCTCCTGCCCGCGGCCGCCAACCGGGACAGCGCCAAGTATCCCGACGGCGAGACGTTCGATATCGACCGCAACAACGACGGTCACCTGGGCTTCGGCCACGGAGTGCACAGCTGCCTCGGCGCCCCCTTGGCCCGGTTGGAAACCCAGGTGACGATCGAAATCCTGGCGCAGAAACTGGGTTCCCTGATACTCGATCAGGACAAACCGATTGAATACGTTCGCGGAAACAACCTCACGAACTCGGGCCCGGAACACCTGCACGTGAAACTGGAGAAGCTCAATGCCTGA
- a CDS encoding IclR family transcriptional regulator yields the protein MANSPTGESVISRVVRLLSAFDRDVPSMTLSGLARRADLPLTTTRRLLEDLVLHGLIERLPDGDLRPGMRMWELAARASRALNLQELALPFMEDVQATVHQHTTLAVLNQGTVLYVERLSSPDSKLNAAHIAQRMPIHAASSGLVLLAYSPPAFQDEVLSAPLAKVTPETITDPLLIRKHLAEIRQRGYVALPGIGVTEWTGIAVPVFGAHNEIAAALNAIVPRDEADIPFTVPALLTAAHGISRALKSAGSSPRR from the coding sequence ATGGCGAATTCCCCAACCGGCGAGTCCGTGATCAGCCGCGTCGTGCGTCTCTTGAGCGCGTTCGACCGGGATGTGCCGAGCATGACGCTCTCCGGCCTCGCGCGCCGCGCCGACCTGCCGCTGACCACCACCCGCCGGCTGCTCGAAGATCTCGTCCTGCATGGCCTGATTGAGCGGCTTCCCGACGGCGACCTGCGGCCGGGGATGCGGATGTGGGAACTCGCCGCGCGAGCTTCACGGGCCCTGAACCTCCAGGAACTGGCACTTCCGTTCATGGAAGATGTCCAGGCCACCGTCCATCAGCACACCACCCTGGCGGTGTTGAACCAGGGGACCGTGCTGTACGTGGAGCGTCTGTCATCGCCGGATTCCAAACTCAATGCGGCGCACATCGCCCAAAGAATGCCCATCCACGCGGCATCCTCCGGCCTGGTGCTGCTCGCGTACTCTCCGCCAGCCTTCCAGGACGAGGTGCTCTCTGCCCCGCTGGCAAAGGTAACCCCTGAGACGATCACGGATCCCTTGCTGATTCGGAAGCACCTGGCAGAGATCCGCCAGCGAGGCTACGTGGCGTTGCCTGGAATCGGTGTCACCGAGTGGACGGGCATCGCCGTGCCGGTTTTCGGGGCGCACAACGAGATTGCCGCGGCGTTGAACGCGATTGTTCCGAGGGACGAAGCGGACATTCCCTTTACCGTCCCTGCGCTGCTGACGGCTGCCCATGGCATTTCCCGCGCGCTGAAATCCGCGGGGTCTTCCCCGCGCCGCTAG
- a CDS encoding FAD-dependent oxidoreductase translates to MSKTVVCDVLVVGSGVAGMAAALKAASQGLNVIVAEKDRYFGGTTAISAGWAWVPGNKQGLEQGDTREDAETYLRNLAPETFNAAGVRDFLDTVPEAISFFENETEVQFTYPEKAPDYQMDLPGAKLSGRAILPRDVDARVLGDTRLLMQPYMSSYTVFGYMPQVGPDINEFFHVNQSIKSFVYVAKKLLRTWVDAARYKRPVLRSNGNALMTRMVKSAADLGVRLWNASPALSLTRGDDGAITGAVIGGEHAATVTARMGVILAAGGFSGNKKLRQEHFPHDANGDDHFTPTIGHGGDAANLAISAGGHIDDSVVSVGSWAPVTVFKYLNGAQRLFPHLRAIGLPGLIAVDRYGKRFGNEALSYHDFGGAMIAHNKGEEKTFGYVIGDAKTMHKYGIGYAKPWPMPCGYFYRTGYLVKGKTLEELAGKLGIDAEGLKATVSEFNPAAERGEDPAFGRGSTLYNHFRGDMEHKPNPNLAPVGKGPYYAAKIQMGDLGTFAGVGVNERSEVVTAEGTPVPGLIAVGAAAVSVFGGGYPGYGSHIGPALVFGYRAGRDIAVLAAERGVSRVAAR, encoded by the coding sequence ATGAGTAAGACCGTTGTATGTGATGTCCTAGTGGTCGGCTCCGGCGTCGCTGGAATGGCCGCGGCGCTGAAGGCCGCGTCCCAAGGGCTGAACGTGATCGTTGCCGAGAAGGACCGGTACTTCGGAGGCACTACGGCCATTTCCGCCGGTTGGGCGTGGGTCCCCGGAAACAAGCAGGGCCTGGAGCAAGGGGATACCCGCGAGGATGCGGAAACCTACTTGAGGAACCTCGCCCCGGAGACCTTCAACGCGGCAGGGGTCCGGGACTTCCTGGATACCGTGCCGGAAGCGATCTCCTTTTTCGAGAACGAGACCGAGGTGCAATTCACCTACCCGGAGAAGGCGCCTGACTACCAGATGGACCTTCCGGGAGCGAAACTTTCGGGACGTGCGATCCTGCCACGGGACGTTGATGCCCGGGTGCTTGGGGACACGCGCCTCCTGATGCAGCCGTATATGAGTTCTTACACCGTGTTCGGTTACATGCCGCAGGTTGGGCCGGACATCAACGAGTTCTTCCACGTCAACCAATCGATCAAGTCCTTCGTCTATGTGGCGAAAAAGCTGTTGCGGACATGGGTCGACGCGGCCCGCTACAAGCGCCCGGTCCTGCGCTCGAACGGCAACGCGTTGATGACCCGCATGGTGAAGAGCGCCGCTGATCTGGGGGTGCGGTTGTGGAACGCCTCTCCTGCGCTTTCCCTGACCCGTGGCGACGACGGCGCCATCACCGGCGCGGTCATCGGGGGAGAACATGCCGCCACCGTGACAGCCCGCATGGGCGTCATCCTCGCTGCCGGCGGATTCTCCGGCAACAAGAAACTGCGGCAGGAGCACTTCCCGCACGACGCCAATGGCGATGATCACTTCACACCGACCATTGGCCACGGCGGGGACGCGGCGAACCTGGCGATCAGCGCCGGCGGACACATCGACGATTCCGTGGTCAGCGTGGGATCCTGGGCGCCGGTGACCGTCTTCAAGTACCTCAACGGTGCCCAGCGACTCTTCCCGCACCTGCGCGCCATCGGACTCCCGGGCCTGATCGCCGTCGACCGTTATGGCAAGCGTTTCGGAAACGAGGCCCTTAGCTATCACGACTTCGGAGGGGCGATGATCGCGCATAACAAAGGCGAGGAGAAGACCTTCGGCTATGTGATCGGCGATGCCAAGACAATGCACAAGTACGGCATCGGCTACGCCAAGCCTTGGCCCATGCCGTGCGGCTATTTCTACCGGACCGGATATTTGGTCAAGGGGAAGACCTTGGAAGAACTCGCGGGCAAGCTCGGCATCGACGCCGAAGGCCTGAAAGCTACCGTGTCCGAATTCAACCCGGCGGCAGAACGTGGCGAGGATCCGGCCTTTGGCCGCGGCTCCACTCTGTACAACCACTTCCGGGGCGACATGGAACACAAGCCGAACCCCAACCTTGCTCCCGTCGGCAAGGGGCCGTACTACGCGGCGAAGATCCAGATGGGTGACCTAGGGACTTTTGCCGGCGTCGGCGTCAATGAACGCTCCGAAGTAGTGACGGCAGAAGGAACCCCCGTTCCTGGCCTCATCGCCGTCGGCGCGGCAGCGGTCAGCGTCTTCGGCGGCGGCTACCCGGGCTACGGCTCGCATATCGGCCCGGCCCTTGTGTTCGGGTACCGGGCTGGCCGTGACATCGCAGTGCTAGCTGCCGAGCGTGGGGTCTCCAGGGTGGCGGCGCGCTGA
- a CDS encoding IclR family transcriptional regulator, whose amino-acid sequence MANSASGESIIRRFITIISAFDDKHTSMSVAELGRRTGLPVTTSYRLVNELLLERLLERDTSGDIQLGTRMWELASRGSKTLGLREAALPFMEDVQSVVQHSTTLGVLDSDEVLYIERLGSTSTIVDITKIAGRLPVHATSSGMVLLANSPSAYQDMLLSRPLTKYTETTLTDPAVLRRHLAEVRQRGFAAMPGVIVPESSGIAVPVYGPDNTVVAALSVVVPRDEENVSARVPVLMAAARGISRALGWRGKLKGTLRQSH is encoded by the coding sequence GTGGCCAACTCGGCATCGGGCGAGTCGATCATCAGGCGGTTCATCACGATCATCAGCGCTTTCGACGACAAACACACGTCCATGAGCGTCGCCGAACTCGGCCGCCGTACCGGGCTTCCCGTGACCACAAGCTACCGGCTGGTCAACGAACTCCTGCTCGAGCGCCTCCTCGAACGCGACACCAGCGGGGACATCCAACTGGGAACCCGGATGTGGGAGCTCGCCTCCCGGGGATCCAAAACGCTGGGCCTGCGGGAAGCGGCGTTGCCTTTCATGGAGGACGTGCAATCGGTGGTCCAGCACAGCACCACCCTGGGCGTGCTGGATTCGGACGAGGTCCTGTATATCGAAAGGCTCGGCAGCACTTCGACCATCGTGGACATCACCAAGATCGCCGGCCGCCTTCCCGTGCACGCCACGTCCTCCGGAATGGTACTGCTGGCCAATTCCCCTTCGGCCTACCAGGACATGCTCCTGTCGCGTCCCCTCACCAAGTACACCGAAACAACCCTGACCGACCCCGCCGTGCTGCGCCGACACCTGGCCGAGGTCAGGCAACGCGGTTTCGCTGCCATGCCCGGGGTGATCGTGCCCGAATCCAGCGGCATCGCCGTCCCTGTCTACGGTCCAGACAATACTGTGGTGGCCGCACTCAGCGTGGTGGTGCCGCGGGACGAGGAAAATGTCTCCGCCCGCGTGCCTGTCCTCATGGCCGCCGCCCGCGGTATCTCCCGTGCCTTGGGCTGGCGCGGCAAACTCAAGGGCACCCTCCGCCAAAGCCACTAA
- a CDS encoding SDR family NAD(P)-dependent oxidoreductase, translated as MNHTPHRVAGKTAVVTGGRGDLGSATAALLAHHGAKVASLDVAGIPATVRHENIKEYDVDVTSEDSVAEAIRRVSDDFGAPDILVNAAGIIGPAGASHTASVPDFDLIFNVNVKGVWLMTKHVVPGMIGNGAGSIINFSSIHGITGGRNVPLYHATKGAVRLLSKSDAAAYGAYGIRVNSIHPGSMNTRMSRRSAEQSDIGPEAYYKQLVGSNPLPRQGEPNEIAYGVLYLASDESRFTTGSELVIDGGYTAV; from the coding sequence ATGAACCACACACCACACCGCGTGGCCGGGAAGACCGCCGTCGTGACCGGCGGACGCGGAGACTTGGGAAGCGCCACCGCGGCGCTCCTCGCCCATCACGGCGCGAAGGTCGCGAGCCTTGACGTGGCGGGAATTCCTGCCACGGTGCGCCACGAAAACATCAAAGAGTACGACGTCGATGTCACCAGCGAGGACAGCGTCGCCGAAGCAATCCGCCGGGTCAGCGACGACTTTGGCGCTCCCGACATCCTGGTCAATGCAGCCGGCATCATCGGTCCGGCCGGCGCATCCCACACTGCCTCAGTGCCAGATTTCGACCTCATTTTCAACGTCAACGTCAAAGGCGTCTGGCTCATGACCAAGCATGTGGTTCCGGGAATGATCGGCAACGGTGCCGGGAGCATCATCAATTTCTCCTCCATCCACGGCATCACCGGTGGCAGGAACGTGCCGCTCTACCACGCAACCAAGGGCGCCGTCCGGCTCCTGAGCAAATCCGACGCGGCGGCCTACGGCGCCTACGGAATCCGGGTGAACTCCATCCATCCAGGCTCGATGAATACCCGCATGAGCCGCCGCTCCGCCGAGCAATCCGACATCGGGCCCGAGGCCTACTACAAGCAGTTGGTGGGCTCCAACCCCCTGCCGCGGCAGGGCGAGCCGAACGAGATTGCCTACGGGGTGCTTTACCTGGCCTCGGATGAATCCCGTTTCACCACGGGTTCGGAACTCGTGATCGACGGCGGCTACACGGCCGTCTGA